One genomic segment of Alosa sapidissima isolate fAloSap1 chromosome 13, fAloSap1.pri, whole genome shotgun sequence includes these proteins:
- the ptcd2 gene encoding pentatricopeptide repeat-containing protein 2, mitochondrial yields the protein MALRGLNICVRLMRDSPRKGILQSSPRVGCLGCQIGAKRHLLSEDVVKLQDFQQRKLAVAHQVSGAKSDYFENVSQKLQKNELILKDELKLLLHLCQSADDMVTAKSAIYRYHEENRNVSFGDFKFGPLFMRLCYELGLEDMAATTVTDKTLKGFFSDSTSFNIAIDMLFMKECYDGALEVVAEMRKQGVTFNKDTHTLACATCYKLNTPKSYRVCMVLLEEGQLKGHMIPRHAYCFAAALAIKQNDLEKAKKFYSQIMNTESKLCMNLNVWILAMEGSIRDAVAILNTSILPNTPTFVKRPEFSQEVLEELQRQSVDGTWAVQVERVVARLQKAGQVTVQSLDAMLCHTPKGKRRTMPMLEERKTSRRTLRPLRSTLLSE from the exons ATGGCGCTGCGTGGACTGAACATTTGTGTCCGATTAATGCGTGATTCTCCAAGAAAAGGAATACTTCAGAGTTCGCCCCGAGTGGGGTGTTTGGGATGTCAAATTGGAG CAAAACGGCATCTCTTGTCTGAAGATGTTGTGAAGCTGCAAGATTTTCAACAGAGGAAACTTGCCGTGGCCCACCAGGTTTCAGGAGCAAAAA GCGACTACTTTGAGAACGTGAGTCAGAAACTGCAGAAGAACGAGTTAATTCTGAAGGACGAACTGAAGCTGCTGCTGCACTTGTGCCAGTCGGCCGATGACATGGTCACGGCCAAGAGCGCCATATACAG GTATCATGAGGAGAATAGAAATGTGTCATTTGGGGACTTTAAATTTGGTCCCCTGTTCATGAGACTCTGCTATGAACTCGGCCTGGAGGACATGGCAGCGACGACTGTAACTGACAAG ACACTCAAAGGATTCTTCTCAGATTCCACGTCATTCAACATTGCCATTGACATGCTGTTTATGAAAGAATGCTATGACG GTGCCTTAGAGGTTGTGGCAGAGATGAGAAAACAGGGTGTGACCTTCAATAAAGACACCCACACGTTAGCTTGTGCCACCTGTTACAAGCTG AATACTCCAAAGTCTTACAGAGTCTGCATGGTCCTGCTGGAGGAGGGACAGCTCAAAGGTCACATGATACCCAGGCACGCATACTGCTTCGCTGCTGCTCTTGCCATCAAACAG AATGACTTGGAAAAAGCCAAGAAATTTTACTCTCAAATCATGAACACAGAAAGCAAACTATGCATGAATCTaaat gtgtggATCTTGGCAATGGAGGGATCCATAAGAGACGCCGTTGCTATCCTTAACACGTCCATCCTCCCCAACACTCCCACCTTCGTCAAGAGGCCTGAATTTAGCCAGGAAGTG CTGGAGGAGCTGCAGAGGCAGAGTGTGGACGGGACGTGGGCGGTGCAGGTGGAGCGGGTGGTGGCACGGCTGCAGAAGGCCGGGCAGGTGACGGTGCAGAGTCTGGACGCCATGCTGTGCCACACGCCCAAGGGCAAGAGGAGGACGATGCCCATgctggaggagagaaagaccAGCCGCAGGACACTCAGGCCGCTGCGCTCTACACTGCTGtctgagtaa
- the map1b gene encoding microtubule-associated protein 1B, whose amino-acid sequence MATLVESADITEPLCGSTLKMSSPSPSNLSYRFDDSRFYLLVVVGEIISEEHLRCAIADIEKGIRSWDTNLMDCNLDQELKLFVSRHSARFSADVRGQKILHHKSNVLETVVLINPSDEAVSTEVRLMISDTARHKQLVLAGQCVERTGELILQSGSFSFFNFIDIFTDQEIGELLSSIHPANKASLTLFCPEQGDWKNSNLDKHNLQDFINMKLNSSLILPEMEGLSEFTEYLSESVEVPSPFDILEPPTSGGFLKLSKPCCYIFPGGHGDAALFAVNGFNMLVNGGSERRSCFWKLVRHLDRVDSILLTHIGDDNLPGINSMLQRKIAELEEEQSQGSTANSEWLKNMISPDIGIVFLNVPQNLEKPEANFRVRRNIDEAAATLHYLSKLSLTPEPLQRGTGNTIEPIILFQKMGVGKLEMYVLNPVKNSKEMQHFMKQWTGIEKDMASILLPNGKESELPNSYFTSISSLIVWHPANPSEKIVRVLFPGNATQNHILEGLEKLKHLDFLKQPMVTQKELNANMAPSLQQAKMKHKTDSKESLKSLSRPASRGIKRESREETPEKAKADTESPEETLQQKEKTPVKKEKPKAQEKEMKSKVEQTPEKKKADIKPRAAPKEKVMKKEMKKSVEKKTDDKEVKDVVDKKEEKKKDEKVTPKKEERVKKEDKIKKEDVKKEAKKDVKKDLRKESPMKASKKEDKKEVKKDDHKKDVSKPTNFLKRNAASSAEAKKPAPKPKLLKKDDTSKKELGSPMKSKEKGKVKTTKKDTKGSATKAETAATAAAAAATAAAAAAGVAAGLEVAASAAEALEEERSLMSTPEDLTKDFEVLKAEEIVEDEEALPQTITEEITLAKESPEAGESLDEGITTTEPEAESGETPDEVEPKEKASSFTSEKFEDEGTGLEESSEAGDYEEKGEIDAVKEEEEQRRELKSELKIKEKEESEEEREDEATTVVQAETSKPTLFASTSPKVCSPISPAASIHDEYLLEGSGSEPASDDENRDEPPEEYTTSGHTMSTIEISSVPTPMDGMSTPRDIMSDETTNDETDSPSQDMARFGGAKMSCDFERKQLPTLQDGPEDHSKSEATDGEDYQASASTVSPTSSLEEDKIVDYFKEEEGGRKTPPDSLNKFGICSSRLASDSSMGPIVRSPSGDKNVNMSFLSSGIASPIELGTTLTGIPFEIGESSLSPDEKTLEGTSSPQSAGHTPYYQSPLDEKAGTLQPEAGDNADGPVIVEVTSDKEDSPKQGSPVEEKVLKSPIDKSASPMCGSPTSGAESPTKSEKAEKVSTFKEESKMSISEGTTSDKSATPVDEGVAEDTFSHAASVSTSLATVSSLRDPTTDDVSPSLHAEVGSPHSTEVDDSLSVSIVQPPTTFQETEFSPLKEDSPRPMSISPDTSPKTAKSKMSLQEPSVMQVSQDSPDHSMASDFSKQSPQHPSAPGARGVTENGPTEVDCSPSDMYDHSSVGDHRAEKPMLFRECDSPCAASATPSEASQSSPSVATPCQIGGPRDMSPSAAASSGPATPKASSLTHSPVSPDSLVLGDKSSDGTNKESLSLAEGDTNPFKCESKSPVSPKAPSPSYLPLSSNFSESHTSPTSGASNFESKDPDSAMKSPCRPSRTDVDLCLVKSCEYKHPKTELSPSFINPNPLEYFMNEENLNPLEEEKPLTKSSGGPPPPGGKHHGKQCEETPPTSVSDSVPSQTDSDVPPGTEECPSITADANIDSEDDSETLPTDRTLTYRHVDPPPVAARDAAPSPPHPDVCMVDPDALATEESNQVKEKEGEEKPKKKKTMAKKSASPARKSGISKTSAVKETKTASPKKSASAKGGEGKDVKNATNTSASRGVKSAGSSKTSSGSAVPNCPSMYMDLVYIPNHCSAKNVDSEFFKRVRSAYYVVSGNDQAAQEPSRAVLDALLEGKSQWGNNMQVTLIPTHDSEVMREWYQDTHEKQQNLNIMVLASSSTVVMQDESFPACKIEL is encoded by the exons GACAGAAGATTCTGCACCATAAAAGCAACGTGCTGGAGACAGTGGTCCTCATCAACCCCTCGGATGAAGCTGTCAGCACtgag GTGCGTCTCATGATCTCGGACACAGCTCGACACAAGCAGCTGGTCCTGGCTGGACAGTGTGTGGAGAGGACAGGTGAGCTCATCCTGCAGTCAggctccttctccttcttcaaCTTCATCGACATCTTTACTGACCAAGAA ATTGGAGAACTTCTCAGTAGCATACATCCAGCTAACAAGGCAAGCCTCACACTGTTTTGCCCTGAACAAGGTGACTGGAAAAACTCAAACCTGGACAAACACAATCTCCAAGACTTCATCAACATGAAACTGaactcctctctcattctccctgaAATGGAAGGCCTGTCGGAATTCACTGAATACTTGTCAGAATCAGTAGAGGTCCCAAGTCCATTTGACATTCTTGAGCCACCAACCTCGGGTGGATTCCTGAAGCTCTCTAAGCCATGCTGCTACATTTTCCCTGGTGGTCATGGAGACGCGGCACTCTTCGCTGTCAATGGTTTCAACATGCTGGTCAATGGCGGGTCAGAAAGGAGGTCTTGCTTCTGGAAACTTGTGCGCCATCTTGACCGGGTGGATTCCATCCTCCTGACCCATATTGGAGATGACAACCTGCCAGGTATCAACAGCATGCTGCAGAGGAAGATCGCAGAGTTGGAGGAGGAGCAGTCTCAGGGATCCACTGCCAACAGCGAATGGCTGAAGAACATGATCTCCCCAGATATAGGGATTGTGTTCCTCAACGTACCCCAGAACCTGGAGAAACCAGAGGCAAACTTTCGGGTACGGAGGAACATCGACGAGGCTGCTGCTACACTGCATTACCTGAGCAAGCTGTCTCTGACACCAGAACCACTTCAGAGGGGCACTGGAAACACAATTGAACCCATCATACTCTTCCAGAAAATGGGAGTTGGAAAACTTGAGATGTATGTCCTTAATCCAGTGAAGAACAGCAAGGAGATGCAGCACTTCATGAAGCAGTGGACAGGCATTGAGAAAGACATGGCTTCCATTCTACTACCCAATGGAAAAGAATCAGAACTACCAAACTCCTACTTTACCTCTATCTCTTCACTGATTGTATGGCATCCAGCTAACCCATCAGAGAAGATTGTGCGTGTGTTGTTTCCTGGCAACGCCACACAGAATCACATTTTGGAAGGACTGGAGAAATTGAAACATCTGGATTTCCTGAAGCAGCCAATGGTGACACAGAAAGAGTTGAACGCTAACATGGCACCATCACTTCAACAAGCAAAAATGAAGCATAAAACAGATAGCAAAGAGAGTCTCAAATCATTATCAAGGCCAGCAAGTAGAGGCATAAAGAGAGAGTCAAGGGAGGAGACACCAGAGAAGGCAAAGGCAGATACAGAATCACCTGAGGAAACTTTacagcagaaagaaaaaactccAGTGAAAAAAGAAAAGCCAAAGGCTCAAGAGAAGGAGATGAAATCTAAAGTTGAGCAAACTCCAGAGAAAAAGAAGGCAGACATTAAACCAAGAGCTGCTCCCAAGGAAAAAGTCATGAAGAAAGAGATGAAAAAATCAGTTGAGAAGAAAACTGATGACAAAGAGGTGAAGGATGTTGTTgataaaaaagaagaaaagaagaaagatgAGAAGGTGACACCAAAAAAAGAGGAAAGGGTTAAAAAAGAGGATAAGATTAAAAAAGAAGATGTGAAGAAAGAGGCCAAAAAGGATGTAAAGAAGGACTTGAGGAAAGAGTCTCCTATGAAGGCCAGCAAAAAGGAGGACAAGAAAGAAGTAAAGAAAGATGATCACAAGAAAGATGTGTCAAAGCCTACCAATTTCCTGAAAAGGAATGCAGCTTCTTCAGCTGAAGCCAAGAAACCTGCCCCTAAGCCAAAGTTGCTGAAAAAAGATGACACATCAAAGAAGGAGTTAGGAAGCCCTATGAAGTCCAAAGAGAAAGGGAAGGTAAAGACCACCAAGAAAGACACTAAAGGTAGTGCGACCAAAGCTGAGACTGCTGcaacagcagctgctgctgctgctactgccgccgctgctgctgcaggtGTTGCAGCTGGGCTTGAGGTGGCAGCCAGTGCTGCTGAAGCTCTGGAAGAAGAAAGGTCTTTGATGTCAACTCCGGAAGACCTCACCAAGGACTTTGAGGTGCTGAAAGCAGAAGAAATAGTCGAAGATGAAGAGGCTTTACCTCAGACCATCACTGAGGAAATCACACTTGCCAAAGAGTCCCCAGAAGCAGGCGAGTCCCTGGATGAGGGTATCACAACAACAGAGCCAGAGGCAGAGAGCGGCGAGACTCCTGATGAGGTGGAGCCAAAAGAGAAAGCCAGCAGCTTCACCAGTGAGAAGTTTGAAGATGAGGGAACAGGACTTGAGGAGTCATCTGAAGCTGGGGACTatgaagagaaaggagagattgatgcagtgaaggaggaggaggaacaaaGGAGAGAACTCAAGTCTGAGTTGAAAAtcaaagaaaaggaagagagtgaggaagagagagaggatgaagccACTACTGTCGTCCAGGCTGAGACATCAAAACCAACTCTGTTTGCTTCCACCTCACCAAAGGTATGCTCCCCCATTTCTCCTGCTGCTTCAATTCATGATGAATATCTTCTGGAAGGTTCTGGAAGTGAACCGGCCTCAGACGATGAAAACCGAGATGAACCTCCTGAAGAGTACACCACCTCAGGCCATACCATGTCCACCATTGAGATTTCAAGTGTGCCAACACCCATGGATGGCATGTCAACTCCAAGGGACATCATGAGCGATGAGACCACAAATGATGAGACTGACTCTCCTTCTCAGGATATGGCCAGGTTTGGAGGGGCTAAAATGTCATGCGATTTTGAGAGAAAACAGCTCCCAACTCTTCAAGATGGCCCTGAAGACCACTCAAAAAGCGAGGCCACAGATGGTGAAGACTATCAAGCTTCAGCTTCTACTGTCTCACCTACATCGTCACTGGAAGAAGACAAAATTGTTGATTATTTCAAGGAAGAAGAGGGCGGACGCAAGACTCCTCCAGACTCATTAAACAAATTTGGCATTTGCTCTTCAAGACTGGCTTCTGACTCTTCAATGGGTCCAATAGTGAGATCTCCGTCTGGTGATAAGAATGTGAACATGAGCTTCTTATCATCAGGTATTGCCTCACCCATTGAACTGGGCACTACCCTCACAGGGATCCCATTCGAAATAGGCGAGAGCTCACTGAGTCCAGATGAGAAGACCCTGGAGGGCACCTCTTCTCCACAATCTGCTGGCCATACACCTTACTATCAGTCACCACTAGATGAGAAAGCAGGAACCCTACAACCTGAAGCAGGGGACAATGCTGATGGTCCAGTAATTGTGGAGGTCACAAGTGACAAAGAGGACTCTCCTAAACAAGGGAGTCCTGTGGAAGAGAAAGTTCTCAAATCTCCAATAGACAAGTCTGCATCTCCTATGTGTGGCTCACCAACATCTGGAGCAGAATCCCcaacaaaaagtgaaaaagccGAGAAGGTGTCAACATTTAAAGAAGAGAGCAAAATGTCAATATCAGAAGGAACAACATCTGATAAGTCTGCAACTCCAGTTGATGAAGGAGTTGCAGAGGACACCTTTTCCCATGCTGCATCTGTGTCCACCTCCCTGGCTACCGTGAGTTCTTTGCGAGACCCTACAACTGATGATGTTTCACCATCTCTGCATGCTGAAGTAGGCTCCCCCCACTCCACAGAGGTGGAtgactccctctctgtctccatagTTCAGCCTCCGACTACTTTCCAGGAAACTGAGTTCTCTCCATTAAAGGAAGACAGCCCGCGACCAATGTCCATCTCCCCAGACACCTCTCCCAAAACCGCCAAGTCCAAGATGTCCCTTCAGGAGCCTTCCGTCATGCAGGTCTCCCAGGACTCCCCTGACCATTCTATGGCCTCAGATTTTAGCAAGCAGTCACCACAGCACCCCTCTGCCCCAGGGGCTCGTGGGGTCACTGAAAACGGACCCACAGAGGTGGACTGCAGCCCATCTGACATGTACGACCACAGCTCAGTCGGAGATCACAGGGCCGAGAAGCCAATGCTTTTCAGAGAGTGTGACTCCCCTTGTGCTGCCTCTGCGACCCCGTCAGAGGCGTCTCAGTCCAGTCCTTCTGTTGCGACTCCTTGTCAGATTGGGGGACCAAGGGACATGTCCCCAAGTGCAGCAGCTTCCTCAGGTCCTGCTACCCCAAAAGCATCCTCCTTAACACACTCTCCTGTGTCCCCAGACTCATTGGTGTTGGGGGACAAAAGTTCTGATGGGACGAATAAGGAAAGTCTGTCTCTGGCTGAAGGAGACACTAATCCCTTCAAGTGTGAGTCTAAATCTCCTGTCAGTCCCAAAGCCCCCTCACCATCTTACCTGCCTCTGTCCTCTAATTTCTCAGAGTCGCACACCTCTCCAACCTCTGGCGCTTCAAACTTTGAATCCAAAGATCCGGACAGCGCCATGAAGAGCCCCTGTCGTCCATCCAGGACGGACGTAGATCTGTGTCTGGTGAAATCCTGCGAGTACAAGCACCCGAAGACTGAGCTGTCACCATCTTTCATTAACCCAAACCCACTTGAGTACTTCATGAATGAGGAGAATCTGAACCCTCTGGAGGAGGAAAAGCCTTTGACCAAGTCTAGCGGAGGGCCTCCTCCCCCTGGCGGGAAGCACCATGGGAAACAGTGTGAGGAAACCCCTCCAACCTCAGTCAGTGACTCCGTTCCCTCCCAGACAGACTCTGATGTGCCCCCCGGCACAGAGGAATGTCCCTCCATCACAGCAGATGCTAACATCGATTCAGAGGACGACTCAGAGACACTCCCAACGGACAGAACTCTCACATATCGCCATGTGGATCCTCCGCCAGTGGCTGCCCGTGATGCCGCTCCATCCCCTCCCCACCCTGACGTCTGCATGGTGGACCCAGATGCCTTGGCAACTGAGGAGAGCAACCAAGtcaaggagaaggagggagaggagaagcccaaaaagaaaaaaacaatggcGAAGAAGTCTGCATCACCAGCCCGAAAGAGTGGCATTTCAAAGACAAGTGCAGTGAAGGAGACAAAAACTGCCTCTCCGAAAAAAAGTGCCAGTGctaagggaggagaggggaaagatGTGAAAAATGCAACCAACACTTCTGCCTCCCGAGGTGTGAAAAGTGCAG GAAGCAGTAAAACCTCCAGTGGATCAGCAGTTCCCAACTGCCCCTCGATGTACATGGATCTGGTCTACATCCCAAACCATTGCAGTGCCAAGAACGTGGACTCTGAGTTCTTCAAGCGAGTCCGCTCTGCGTACTACGTAGTCAGTGGTAACGACCAGGCTGCCCAGGAGCCCAGCAGGGCAGTGCTAGATGCTCTGCTGGAGGGGAAATCGCAGTGGGGAAATAACATGCAG GTGACCCTGATCCCGACACATGACTCTGAGGTGATGAGGGAGTGGTACCAGGACACCCACGAGAAGCAGCAGAACCTCAACATCATGGTCTtagccagcagcagcacggtgGTCATGCAGGACGAGTCCTTCCCTGCGTGCAAGATAGAACTGTGA